The DNA segment GAGGGAGTGAACCTGAGTGGTCTGCAGAAGTTTTTGTCGAGGTCTTCTTCTTCAGTAGATTGAAAAAGTCATTTCGGCTCTGGGTTTGGGCCAAAGAAGGTTTCTTTTCCACAGTGAACCCAGCTACTGGATTCAAGGCAGCAACCTTACGTTCCACAGAAGAAAGCTTTGGGTTGTTCGAATTTCTTGCGGGACCACCAGCATGTTGACTAATTGCAACTCTGCTGTTAGCACTTGCTGTTGGACTAGCACCATCTTTTTGAGTAGGGGATGAAACGCCATTCTCCCATCCTGGTTTGAGAACCAAAAGCTTCCCGGATGTCTTCAGCACATCAGGCTTGACATGTCCACTATGAGGAGATTGATTACTGTGATGAATCAAAGAAGGTTGCTGCTGCACACTCTTGACAGCTGTATTTATCTCACTTATTCTGGCAGCAGGTTTGCCTTTTGATTTATCCACTGAATTGAGAACCTGGAACAAAAAGTTGACTTATTACGAGAAAGGAACTTTCTAAGTACTTAATAAATGGTTATTTATCCACGCAGTAGACAGGTAATAAGCAAATAGAGCAACTTCCAAAACATTTCATGAGCAGATAGCAAACTAGCTAACTCCAGTTTATCTTGGCATTTGTAAATCTCATAAAAATGTGCAAGATTAATTATAATTTGATCAGAACTATACATGAGGAAAGTCGCATGATAAAGAGAAGTCCTCAGGAACTTAAAACCCAATAAAGAAATGCAGGGtggaaagagaaagaagaaataacCATGAGCCTTTTTAATTTCTTCTGTCAAAAAAATAGTTAGTAAACTCCTTGAAAGTTTTCTAGTTCATCAGTTGACTCTATGTATTTGATGATACTGAAAAATAAAATGCTTGAGACCTAATGAATTTCTTTCCAAATATCATTCTTTTCTCTCAATTATGATTGCGGAAGATGATCAAACGGTCTTAGCATGCTATAAAGACACAACTAATGTAATTCATAtctaaactaaattaaaattagcAACTTAAGGCAACATCATATATCAGCAATACATTGTGACCTTCAAGATTATACATAATCATAAATGCCGAAGAAGATTATCACCAACTGTAGCTTTAAGAAATTCAAGCACAATGGAACTAAATCAACCAACTTTTTGTATCAGATAAAACAAGAAAAACGTCTGAATAGTACTCTTCATAAAAGAAGTTGAAACATATAAAAAAGGCTAGGGAGGAAGGAGCACAACAACTAAAAGAACAGAAGAGCGGGAGGCTTACTGAGCACTTAGGCATAGAAGGTGTCACTGGTATTAGCTGCTTTGATTGCTTAATAGCCAGTTCCTCACGTCTTTGAGTCTTGACAGATAActgtatgaaattaaaaaaaaacttgtaatTAGATCACATAAGTAATATATTAAGAACTTAGTGACTGAACCAGTTACCTGAGGAGCAGCTTGGGATCGTGAAGGAGCTAGCACTAGTGCTTCAGCCATATTAAGGCCAGATGTGCCCGTTGAAGTCCCAGAACTTGAGGGGGAAACAGTTAGGGGGGCAGCCAAGGAACCTGTGTTACTACTTCCAACCGTGCTGGGAGCTTCTGCCAAAGCTGAGGTCCACCCTTCTCCACTGATAAGTGCTGAACTACTCACAGGCAAATTTTGAGAAGCTGAGCTCAAACCAGGGGACAACACCCTAGTTATCTCGGGCACCACCTGCCTATCTTCAGTTCCAAGTGAGGGAAAATCTTTCTCAAACACAGCCTTGTGGATGCTACTCCCAAGGGTAACTCCAGATACCAGACCATTGCCATTGTTGTGATTACTGTTAATACTGTCTCTCACATCCACACGAATCCTTCGAGGCAAAGACTCACCTGGTTTCCTAGAGAACATAGAATGAGAACGATGCAATGTATCTATCTCACCCCTACCACTTAAGATACTTTCTAAAGCATCAGAAGAAGCTCGATCCCTATGGTCCCCAAAGTTTGACCTTGCTTTATCCCTTTCACGATCCCTATCACGGTGACTCCTACTAAAGCTACTGTAAGCATGCTTTGCAGAACCATTACTAGAACTCCTCCGTGAATTCAATGAAAATGTCCGATCCAAAAATGTTGGTCGATGGGAATCAAAATCACTTATATTCCTCGAGTTTCTATGTCTCCCATGATGCACCAGAGAAGAATCTAATATAACAATTAAGTGTACGGTTATTATATATTCATGAACATTCCTACAATAACAACTATAAGAAAATAGTATGATTCAATGAGAAACAAAATGGGCATAAAAAGTAGGCATACAGAACCTATCTGTAACAATATACAAATCAGCAGTAACACTGtaattaagtataaataaaatgAGAAATGCAATAAGCATTTAAAAGATGGTGAAAAGGTACCTGAGtgagaagaagaggaagcaaagTTGTGGGCCGAATTGCCACCACCAGTAACAGTGCCATTACTTCTCAACCATTCTGGAACTAATGCTGGCTCACTTCTTTCCATAAGGGATAGTGAATATGACCAtcagaaaacaaaatgaaataaaaaaagaaccCACTTCTTCAACGTTCTTCAAACCCTAACCCACCAAATTGATTTTCTTTACACACAAAACTCTTAACTCTTAACCCTATCCCTGGTCAATTAAACCCAGAAAAATCAGGGTTTCTAAATTTAACAGGTCATTCACCAAATGGTAAAGAAGGAATTGTTTGATCaaatgaaacaaaattttaaaacaatggcAATGGCAATAAGGAGGCCTTATAATTAACACTCTCTCCCTACCCTTCCATCTTCTATTGGATGATAGATTTGCAGATTACTGATTTTTCAATCTGAAACGACCCTCGTATTTCCCAATAAAATAACAGAAAAATTCCAGTTCCTTTTTAAAATTAACAGCTTGGGCAAAAACGAAGGAAAAACAACTTTCCAAAATAACAGTTAAAGCGCACAAACCAGTTAAATTTGggaaaataatactaaaaaccAATAAATTGGGGataaaattaaaaaccctagATTGAATTTTGATTATAACTTCCCAACTGCAAGGAATTGAACCCAAAGGGGCAACGAGAAAAATTGGGGGAAAATTCTAACAAATGAGAAGAGGGCagatgaaagaaaaaagaaaaaaaaaaggaagagtaCTAAACCTAACCGCCGCTACGATTCCAAGCTACCGCCTGAAAACGTAACCGTTTTATCAAAATAACCGTCTCCCAATCCAAACAATGCGTTTCTTTTTTTCCGGGAAAAAAAGGGGAATAATTACGACAAAAAAAACACAAGATAGAAAACGAGAGAAAAAGTTCAGTGAAAGAAGGgacgaaaaagaagaagaaaacccaCGACGAAAGCAAAAGCGAGAGACCaaagagaggaagaaaaaaaGATTGGTAAAAggcaaaatttaataaaatgtcaaatttttagggttttgtttttaagttttgtttggagatagagagaagagagaaagCTTTTGAATTCTCTTTTCTGTTGATATACTGCAGAATGAAAGAACAGCCCTTTGtaacaaattaaacaaaatatatatttttttaattttatttttggtgttttaaaTAAACCAATACtctgtttttataattaaataataatttatttaatatcataaaacaatttatttatacatttttgttctcttgctttttttctttctagGTAATGCTTAGATGGCTCTTTTCTTCTATAAGACTACTGCTATTATCTCCAACTCTATCTCTATCTTTAACTTAAATCCTTTCATTAATCATAaattaactattattatttaaattaaacagcccatgcatttaaaatatttgatgcatTGGGttctttcatttaaaaataataacatgaCTTATATTAAAactttgataaataaattaatttataattaagataattatttgataaatagttcctttttactaaattataatagttttataaattatatattgaaatggGTAGGGAAAAGttatttctcttttatatttttataaagttatCTCAACATCAATTGTGTCGAGttcaattttgattttatgtCACCAATCTTCCGACATAAGTAAAATCGGAAGATTCATTATACTTATGTAATAATTACTAATCCGTTGCATCAAATGAGTTgagtttgttattttattttatcatgcattaaaccttaaaccttattCATGATAAATGTAAAAGTAAACTTGATGATGGTTGGTGTTAAGATCTTATGAAATTAATTGCACAGTTTACAGAGAAACAATCGCAATTATTTATGTGGTAAACTCAACAATTGTAGGTGTCAGAGTGTAATTCTATTATAAATATAAGTCAACTTCAATCATTGAGGATTTAAAATTTATCATGCCTACAAGTAGTCATTCACTTTGAACCTGAATCTGAATCTGAATCCGATCATTGTCGACTTCTTAGTCAACAAACCTCTAGATTTTTACCttgaaatcaatattttaaacaaaattatgTCTTTGTTAAAGGAAGAAAATCACATAGCACGAGTAGTCGTCATTATGGtactttttttatatacattagtactttagttttttttttaattttaagtgtgtgtatattatttacttttagGGCATTCATTTGTGGAATATCAAGTGTTAGTAATAGATATGTTTGTCTACATTGTAGGTTGAAGAAAGGAACCTTCGCTTTCAAATTAACTTAGGGTATCTAATTCCGAACAAACAAAACTCTTGACTTAGGGATCGTTTATTAATAGCGAAGTTTTTAAAGGTCATTACAATACATCCGATTCCATTGCGAATGCCATTGATCACGACCTAAGTAGAGAGGTAATGACTAGAGACACTGATTTTTCACTTCCCATGCGGCGAAGCGACGGTAACAGTGGAACATGTTTCCCTAATTATGGGCTTTCCAATTGAAGGGTCAATTGTCATCAAGATGAACAAGTTTGATTTGGAGTTGAAAATGAAGAGGTTAAAGTAATAACCATCAAGAATGAACTaatcctttattattttttagtttaagcCCTCATTCATAGTTTTATTAGATTTGAAGGTAGAATAGAAGTGAAAAagaaacaataaagaaaaaaatattctttcttttatAGATATAAAAAGATTTAATCTGTGTTATGATTTCTGAGCTAAtgtaatatttcatttttttggtttttgaaatttattgataTTATTGTTTTTCACACCCTTCTTTCATCTATTGATATacaaaaattatctttttatttctttttttggtCTCATATCATATAGCAACcatttaattgaataataaatgaatatttttaacaaaaattgtcAAAGAGAAAGAAacctattttgttttattgtttcaaGAAAGGAAAAATCTTATCTATCGAATCATTGCACATTTGATTTTTCCAATGCCTCGAAAACCCAAGGGTTCCTTCACAAGGTTTGTCTATAGAAGGTAAGTTAGGGTTTAAAATCAAGCTAAAAGATACATTTTATTTGGCAGTTTTTTTTTATGCATGTTAAATACTATTGGATGGGTTACCTTTTATTGGCATTGGAAACACGCCACATTATGACAAGGTAGCGTCTCATAGTTTAATGAATCTTTCACTTATTTGATGGGATGGTTAAGAGGTTATCTATGGTTAAGCTCTTCACAACTTATCAATGGGTATAACCCATTTGGTATGAATAGTTTATCAATTTGGATTTGTTATCTcatgtttttttttgtgaaaaaataaaaaaatggaagctTTTTTCAAATAATGAGCTAGGTCAACTATTCAATCAAATAATATTGAGTGTGTGTCCCATCTCTTCTCGAAAGGCAAGTGggtttttctttgcaaaattgtGCTCAATTTCATATGTGGCAATTCCGCCAAGATCTCTTCATATTTGGACGAAGACAGACTTATTAAGGGCAGTTGAACGAGGTTTACATAGTTGCATGCATTGGTTGAGAATAGACTGGCAAACATTGTGAGCAATGAGAAGTTTAATCAGTAT comes from the Gossypium hirsutum isolate 1008001.06 chromosome A06, Gossypium_hirsutum_v2.1, whole genome shotgun sequence genome and includes:
- the LOC107962484 gene encoding uncharacterized protein; amino-acid sequence: MERSEPALVPEWLRSNGTVTGGGNSAHNFASSSSHSDSSLVHHGRHRNSRNISDFDSHRPTFLDRTFSLNSRRSSSNGSAKHAYSSFSRSHRDRDRERDKARSNFGDHRDRASSDALESILSGRGEIDTLHRSHSMFSRKPGESLPRRIRVDVRDSINSNHNNGNGLVSGVTLGSSIHKAVFEKDFPSLGTEDRQVVPEITRVLSPGLSSASQNLPVSSSALISGEGWTSALAEAPSTVGSSNTGSLAAPLTVSPSSSGTSTGTSGLNMAEALVLAPSRSQAAPQLSVKTQRREELAIKQSKQLIPVTPSMPKCSVLNSVDKSKGKPAARISEINTAVKSVQQQPSLIHHSNQSPHSGHVKPDVLKTSGKLLVLKPGWENGVSSPTQKDGASPTASANSRVAISQHAGGPARNSNNPKLSSVERKVAALNPVAGFTVEKKPSLAQTQSRNDFFNLLKKKTSTKTSADHSGSLPHISSATTEKSEVTKEVVTGSSAVHANENGIAATSNGDTCQEAKKFANDGEKNMSSIDMVHPDEEEAAFLRSLGWEENSGDDEGLTEEEINAFYQEYMKLRPTLKLCRGMQPKLAQSFATNSDGASSEVSSSDSELEA